From Paenibacillus sp. FSL H8-0537:
GGAGCAAATATATAGACAGCAATTTGAAGAGATCATTCGTAACAGTGAGTGGTTTACGTCCATTTTGAGAGCTGTGCGTCTTTGTAATCCTCCGGATTGGTATGTGGGTGCGGGGGGATTCGCAATATAGTCTGGGAGTACCTGCATGATTCGGCTGAGGACAACACTTATTCACGAGATGTTAATGTCGCTTTTTTTGATCCAAGCATCTTTGGTTATTCTGTTCCTCCGTTGGCATAGTGACGATAATATCGTTTTTGCGTGGCTCCATCTATTGCCTGACAGCAAACAAAAGGTGCTGAGAAATTACTTCCATTTACTTGAGAATAGAAAGGAAATAGTAGATATGATTCATTGGTTTCGACACTTACCGTATAAGTCTATGGATGAATCAGAATGGAGGCCATTCATTCATAATGATTGGTTCCGAGAGCATTATATGAAATTTGTTTATCTGATGATGGCCATTTTATTGCTGGCACCTATGGCTTTTGAGAGAGGGTTTGCTTTTGTTGCGAATGTCCCTATTATTCCAATAATCGTTCTCGTGTTTATCATTCATGAAGTTATTCATATTCTCGTTATATACACTAAAGGTGATATTAGTTTAACATTCAAGGGAATATTCTTTTGGCTCCATACGAATGCAACGTTGTCCAAAACAAGATTTTGGCTCTTTATGAGCCTGCCCTTTATCCTATTATCGGTAGTACCTGGCGTTGCAGCATTATTTGTATCAGGAACGATTCAATCACTTCTGTTGTTTATTTGTTGGATAAATTTCATTATTTCTTCCTCGGATGTAATAAACTCATTATTAATTTTAATTAAGCCTAATAGAGCTGTATTTTGCAATGGGAAATACCGAGTAACCGAAATTTCGCACAAATAATAGGGAGGAGAAGTAGAGGATTCAGGTTTTATAGAGTCAGTGACGAGCATGATGGAAGCCGATTGCGTTCTTATGGACGATTTACCCTTCTACCCAACAACAATTTTATTTAGAAATATGATTATAAATGTAAGTATATAATAGGAGATGTCATAATCGATACTATGTGGTGTATTCATGTGATGGCTGCATTTTGCAAAATGACCCTGCCCGTTTCATTTATAGAAGGCTGAATGACCTATTCTGTTGTAACGATCTTGTCCTTCATTTTTAAAATGATGTAATTCGAGGGTGGGTGTACTCTATGTATGATAGCAAGGTGAAGGTAGGCGATTCC
This genomic window contains:
- a CDS encoding DUF3267 domain-containing protein; the protein is MDESEWRPFIHNDWFREHYMKFVYLMMAILLLAPMAFERGFAFVANVPIIPIIVLVFIIHEVIHILVIYTKGDISLTFKGIFFWLHTNATLSKTRFWLFMSLPFILLSVVPGVAALFVSGTIQSLLLFICWINFIISSSDVINSLLILIKPNRAVFCNGKYRVTEISHK